The following DNA comes from Papaver somniferum cultivar HN1 chromosome 4, ASM357369v1, whole genome shotgun sequence.
TTTGACAAACAAACACAAAATTCCCACCGTTAGATTTAGTAGCAGTTGCTTCCCCTAACTTTGGTACGTTGGATTAGACaaaattacaacaaaaaaaatttggtGGTAACACTCTAAGTAACATAGATATAACCTGGCTCCGAGCacgaaacctggcggtaactggtaagtggactattctaagtcagagacttcgtaaaaacgatgaatccgtCTATCTATAAATAATATCGGTGCCATtagaatattcctccaacccttaaacctgtccggttttggcaacttcgagacataacatggctccgagatcgaaacctggcgatgagtggactactctaagtcggggacttcgtaagaacgatgaatctgtcgattcataggtaaaatgctttcataatattcctccaaccattAAACCtgtccggttttggcaacttcgagacataacatggctccgagatcgaaacctggcgataagtggactactctaagtcggggacttcgtaagaacgatgaatctgtcgattcataggtaagatgctttcataatattcctccaacccttaaacctgaccggttttggaaacttcgagacataacatggctccgagatcgaaacctggcgatgagtggactactctaagtcggggacttcgtaagaacgatgaatctgtcgattcacaggtaagatgctttcataatattcctccaacccttaaacctgaccggttttggcaacttcgagacataacatggctccgagatcgaaacctggcgatgagtggactactctaagtcggggacttcgtaagaacgatgaatctgtcgattcataggtaagatgctttcataatattcctccaacccttaaacctgaccggttttggcaacttcgagacataacttggctccgagatcgaaacctggcgatgagtggactactctaagtcggggacttcgtaagaacgatgaatctgtcgattcataggtaagatgctttcataatattcctccaacccttaaacctgaccggttttggcaacttcgagacataacatggctccgagatcgaaacctggcgatgagtggactactctaagtcggggacttcgtaagaacgatgaatctgtcgattcataggtaagatactttcataatattcctccaacccttaaacctgaccggttttggcaacttcgagacataacatggctccgagatcgaaacctggcgatgagtggactactctaagtcggggacttcgtaagaacgatgaatctgtcgattcataggtaagatgctttcataatattcctccaacccttaaacctgaccggtttttgcaacttcgagacataacatggctccgagatcgaaacctggcgatgagtggactactctaagtcggggacttcgtaagaacgatgaatctgtcgattcataggtaagatgctttcataatattcttccaacccttaaacctgaccggttttggcaacttcgagacataacatggctccgagatcgaaacctggcgatgagtggactactctaagtcggggacttcgtaagaacgatgaatctgtcgattcataggtaagatgctttcataatattcctccaaccattAAACCtgtccggttttggcaacttcgagacataacatggctccgagatcgaaacctggcgatgagtggactactctaagtcggggacttcgtaagaacgatgaatctgtcgattcacaggtaagatgctttcataatattcctccaaccattAAACCtgtccggttttggcaacttcgagacataacatggctccaagatcgaaacctggcgatgagtggactactctaagtcggggacttcgtaagaatgatgaatctgtcgattcataggtaagatgctttcataatattcctccaaccattAAACCtgtccggttttggcaacttcgagacataacatggctccgagatcgaaacctggcgatgagtggactactctaagtcggggacttcgtaagaacgatgaatctgtcgattcacaggtaagatgctttcataatattcctccaacccttaaacctgaccggttttggcaacttcgagacataacatggctccgagatcgaaacctggcgatgagtggactactctaagtcggggacttcgtaagaacgatgaatctgtcgattcataggtaagatgctttcataatattcctccaacccttaaacctgaccggttttggcaacttcgagacataacttggctccgagatcgaaacctggcgatgagtggactactctaagtcggggacttcgtaagaacgatgaatctgtcgattcataggtaagatgctttcataatattcctccaacccttaaacctgaccggttttggcaacttcgagacataacatggctccgagatcgaaacctggcgatgagtggactactctaagtcggggacttcgtaagaacgatgaatctgtcgattcataggtaagatactttcataatattcctccaacccttaaacctgaccggttttggcaacttcgagacataacatggctccgagatcgaaacctggcgatgagtggactactctaagtcggggacttcgtaagaacgatgaatctgtcgattcataggtaagatgctttcataatattcctccaacccttaaacctgaccggttttggcaacttcgagacataacatggctccgagatcgtaacctggcgatgagtggactactctaagtcggggacttcgtaagaacgatgaatctgtcgattcataggtaagatgctttcataatattcctccaacccttaaacctgaccggttttggaaacttcgagacataacatggctccgagatcgaaacctggcgatgagtggactactctaagtcggggacttcgtaagaacgatgaatctgtcgattcataggtaagatgctttcataatattcctccaacctttaaacctgaccggttttggcaacttcgagacataacatggctccgagatcgaaacctggcgatgagtggactactctaagtcggggacttcgtaagaacgatgaatctgtcgattcataggtaagatgctttcataatattcctccaacccttaaacctcaccggttttggcaacttcgagacataacatggctccgagatcgaaacctggcggtgagtggactactctaactcggagacttcataagaacgatgaatttgtcgattcataggtaagatgctttcataatattcctccaacccttaaacctgaccggttttggcaacttcgagacataacatggctccgagatcgaaacctggcggtgagtggactactctaagtcgggaacttcgtaagaacgatgaatctatcgattcataggtaatatgctttcataatattcctccaacccttaaacctgaccggttttggcaacttcgagacataacatggctccgagatcgaaacctggcggtgagtggactactctaactcagagacttcataagaacgatgaatctgtcgattcataggtaagatgctttcataatattcctccaacccttaaacctgaccggttttggcaacttcgagacataacatggctccgagatcgaaacctggcggtgagtggactactctaactcggagacttcataagaacgatgaatttgtcgattcataggtaagatgctttcataatattcctccaacccttacacctgaccggttttggcaacttcgagacataacatggctccgagatcgaaacctggcgatgagtggactactctaagtcggggacttcgtaagaacgatgaatctgtcgattcataggtaagatgctttcataatattcctccaaccattAAACCtgtccggttttggcaacttcgagacataacctggctccgagatcgaaacctggcgatgagtggactactctaagtcggggacttcgtaagaacgatgaatctgtcgattcataggtaagatgctttcataatattcctccaacccttaaacctgaccggttttggaaacttcgagacataacatggctccgagatcgaaacctggcgataagtggactactctaagtcggggacttcgtaagaaagatgaatctgtcgattcacaggtaagatgctttcataatattcctccaacccttaaacctgaccggttttggcaacttcgagacataacatggctccgagatcgaaacctggcgatgagtggactactctaagtcggggacttcgtaagaacgatgaatatcatcATATCATAACCACCCAttcatttaatttttaattctattTTATCTACAgccgttaagtttttttttttttttttttgtttaacatcattcTCATTTCTATTCCttccttatccttttcttttttttccctcaACTGCATCTCCCCAGTGTGTTCGATGGAGAAACTTCACCTCAAACCATCATTATTCAAACCAACATCACTCAAACCACTTTGGTACAGCAGCACCTCCATAACTCAAACCACTGGCAACTTCATTGTCTACGACTCCAACAGCTCCGTTCATTACCATCGTTTTTAACTTCATCGATCTCAGGAGATTACTTCAccaacttcatcatcaccacACAATGTTGAAGATCGATCTGTAACCCATATCTCGACTAACCACTTCCACCAATTTCCCGAAGTTGAAGATCGATCTGTAACCAAAGCTCAATTTAGGGTAtattgtttttttgatttttgaattagttTTTTTTCAGTGACTTTTTTGCATTAaaatttgaattaggttttttgatAATCAACACAGAACAATATGGGTTTGGTTTAAAATTTCATTAAAATCAACAATATGGGTAGTTTGTTCCTTTCTTATGATAttgatttcatcaaaatcaacaatATGGGTAGTTTCTCCTTcagtctctttttattttttctgcagtcatgttgatttttttcttttaatgtcgAAGGTGCATCATAGACGTTGCAGTCTTCTTATCTTGCTTTGTTGAAAATGTTTTGTTTGCTTTGTCTAATATTCAGTAAATcataatcatgattcagaaattGGCTCATTAAGTTTGTTGGGTATGTTTCGATTGGGTTCATTGGCCAAGGTTAATATGTTGTTCACTGTAGAATATTACATTCTTTACATTGGTTTTCCCTTTTTTATTGTGTTATTCCGTGATTAATTATTTTGTCGTTCTTTCATGTAGGGGTGATCTTCCATATCAGGAGGCCTTGAAGAATTTCATAGATACCGTTTGTcagagacttggaaatccttcTGAATTCAGTTGTCCTTGTGTTGATTGTAAGAATCTCACTTTCCCACTTCCTCCGAAAGAAGTGCATCTTCACTTGCTGAAACGAGGTTGGGATCCTACATACACTGAGTGGGTTTTTCACGGGGAGACTATGCACACTTCTACTGATGTACACCAAGAGGGAGCAACAAGGGGATCATATCATATAGATGCTGCTGTTGAAGCTGATGCACATATCGATCAGGGACATGAACCTGTGCAAGATGAGGGTTTGGAAAACCATGTGGAAGAGGCGGACCCACCGTTATATCCTAATTGTAAAACACACACAAAGTTATCCATCACTGTTGAATTGTATAGGCACAAGACAGTAAATGGTTTATCTAGGAAATCTTTTGACGAACTTCTCAAGACAATCGGTTCCTTGTTGCCGCCAGATCATTGTCTTCCTTGCTCAACATATGAAGTGAAAAAGCTCCTGAAATCTTATCAATTGACTTACCAGAAAATACATGCTTGTATTAATGATTGTTGTTTGTTTAGAAAAGATATGAAAGATGCAGACGAGTGTCCTAAATGTCATTATTCTAGGTGGAAGGCAGACACATCTAACATGGACGATGCTGAAATGATAGACAAGCCGCAAAAGAAGATACCGGTGAAGGTGCTTAGGTACTTCCCCGTTGTGCCGAGATTGAGAAGATTGTTTCAATCAGCAGCACTGGCTGAGCAGTTGATATGGCACGCGACGAACAAGAGTAAGGATGGGAAGATGCGTCATCCAACAGATTCTTTGGCTTGGAAGCACATAGACACAAAGTATCCCGAGTTTGCTTCAGATCCCCGTAATTTGCGTCTTGGGCTTGCTGCTGATGGATTTAATCCATTTGGTGATCTTTCCGCAGCCCACAGTTGTTGGCCAGTGATGCTCGTGGTTTATAATTTGCCCCCTCAATTGGGTATGCAAGGTgacaacataattctgagcatgcTGATTCCAGGAAAAAAACAACCGGGTAATGACATTGATGTATACTTGCAGCCCTTGATTGATGATCTTTTTGAGTTGTGGGAGAAAGGGGTGCAGGTATATGATTCGTTTACTAAAACAGATTTTAACTTGAAGGCGTTATTAATGTGGACAATAAACGATTTCCCTGCATATGGTAATTTATCTGGATGTACGTATAAAGGGAAGGCAGCCTGTCCTCTTTGCGGTGAAAATACACTTTCAAACTGGTTGGCATTTAGTCGTAAAACTGTCTACTTGAATCATATGAGATTTCTTCGTCATAATCATCCTCTTCGGCAGAAAAAAGACTGGTTTAATGGAGAGATTGAGAGGAAGGAAAAGCCACCTGTTATGTCTGGTGCTGCGGCACTTGAATGTCAGAATAGTATTACAAATGATTTTGGGAAAGCGGAGAAGAACGAGGAGGagataaggaaaaagaaagagcaaaagaagaagaataagggcAAGAGTAGTGCGGCAGCAAGTGCAAATGTGGGTAATTATAAATGTGGGAAGAGGAAAAGGGATGTTGTTGCTGATGCGGCTATTTCTGGTGCaaatgatgatgaaactgaactTCGGGTGTTTAACAAACGGTCAATATTCTTCGACTTGCCTTACTGGAAGGTTAGTTCCATAACTTCAAACTTACTTGTTAATATTTGGCTATGGGTTCTTCTGCTTTGCACCATGTTAGCCTCTAAAATTCACATTATCAACAAATGCAATCTAAATGGCACACTCGTTCTTTTGATATAGTGTTTGGGAAGTATAATGCATCTGAGTACTTTTCCCAATGTGATAAAGCATCGGCAGCatcagtttgattgcaccataaTTGACACATAATAGTATATTTTCAGTATAATGAgcattttgtttgtgttttttccAGCATGACATTATAATAGAATTAATTACTTACCTAAGATTCGACAGCATGACATTATAACTTTCACATAGATTAAATGTctgatcttttatttctttatagaATTAATTACTAATGTTGGGTTTTTCCATCTTCCTAGGATTTATTACTACGGCACAatattgatgttatgcatacagaaAAAAATGTTTGCGAGAGTATTATTGGTACCATATTGAATATAAAGTCCAAAACAAAAGACGGTCTAAAGTCCCGCAATGATCTGAAGAGTATGGGAATAAGACCAGAATTACATCCAGTAGAGATAAATGGAAAAACGATCCTTCCACCAGCACCATATTGTTTAAATGACAAGGAAAAGGCTATATTGTATAATAGTATGAGAAATTTAAAGGTTTTATATGGTTTTAGTTCTGATCTTAGAAAGCATTTCTCAAAAGATGGTTGCTTAGGTGTTCTTAAggctcatgattaccatgttcttATGCAACAAATATTACCCGTTGCTTTGCAAGGACTTTTACCTGTAGGGCCAAGGGAGGCAATTTTCAGGTTATGTTCTTATTTTCACGAAATATGCCAAAGGGCAGTTGATCTCCATAGATTAATAGAACTTGAAGTAGAAGTTGCTGAGACTTTGTGTATGTTTGAGAGGTACTTCCCTCCGTCACTTTTTGATGTCATGATGCACTTGACAATTCACCTAGCTCGAGAAGTGCGATTATGTGGACCTGTACAATATCgttggatgtatccatttgaaaggtATGCCAATTTAATTTATATTACTTCTGTTTTTTGGTTTTGTGTAGAAAGTTATGCCCTTTGTATCTTAGAGATACTAATATTTAATTAACTAGTAACTGTTGCATACTCGACTTTCCTAGGTATATGAAGACATTCAAAGAATATGTAAAGAATTATGCACAACCTGAAGCTTGTATAGCCGAGTGTTATCTTGGAATGGAGAGTGTTAGGTATTTTGATATTCGTAAGGCCCAAGCAGCTGAAACAGGAGTAGAGAAAAGGCGTAACGAAAACACTCAAAATGGTTCCACACCGGCAGCACGTCCTCTTTCTAAAGGTGTCCAAGTGCGTATGGATAGTGAGAAGTTAAAGATAGCTCACAGATATGTGCTTTTTAACACACCCGAAATTGACCCATATATGATGTAAGTATGATGTTCCCGTTTATTAAAATGGTCTGTCAATTAAtacttcattttctaattttaattttgtcTTAGAATGCATATGGACGAGTTAAAATCTCCTGCTGGGAGGGCAATTACTAGTGaagaccaactcaattccatacaGTCTGACACATTTGCATATTggtttcaacaaaaggtatgtttaGTCCACTCTTAGTCAGATTATGCATCTTAGTATAGTTTAAACACTTGGACATTTTGCTGCTGCGGAAAACTACTACAAAAAACACAAATGCGTGTGATTTTGTTTCATTCTATCACATAGAACAATCCATGTTCGGCACACCATCATATAAATCTAACTTCTTATTCTTAGATAACAAATTTAGTTATATTCTTATGTTCTGAGATTATACATTTGTAGGTTAAGATGCAAATTGAACAAGGCATGCCAATATCACACACGGTAGAATGGTTTTCATATGGGCCCTTGGAAAACTGCATATCATATAAAGGCTTGCTTATCAATAACACTAGGTTTATTACGAAGGATGTTAAGAGAGTCACACAAAACAGTGGAGTTTCAATTGAATCAACAACCTTAGTTGCAGGATTGTCAGAAACTAGTGGGTTCTATGGtgttttagaagaaattctattgttGGACTACAATCATATGTTTCAAATTCCAATATTCATTGGGCTCACACCAATTTTGGTGTGAAGGTAGAAGATGGCTTTACATTAGTCAATTTAAAGCAGCATAAGAACCAATACTGTAACGATCCATTCATTTTAGCAAAGCAAGCGCGACAAGTTTTCTATTCTCGAGAGTCAAATACATCTAACTGGTATGTGATGGTGAAACCACCGCCCAGGGGTTTCCATGAATTAGAGGAATACAATGAAAAGCATGACACAATTTTCCAACCAGTGGATATTTCAACTCTTGGTTTCCAAATGGATGACGAGAACGAGAGTTACTTAAGAGAAGATGGGGAATATACCATAGTGGttccgacaaagaagaagaacaaaaagaagaagaaaaagaagttcacAAGTTAGATCAGTAGTTTATTGTTTTTACGGTATTGTATTCTTACTTTAGCAATATTTGGTGTTATTTGCCTTCTCAGTAATCTACTTCAACTGCTATTCTCAAGTTTCTTGCTACAGCTGAGTGTGTAGTTCTGTATGAGTTTCCTGCTATTCTCAAGTTTCTTGCTACAGCTGAGTGTTAGTTCTGTATTGGCTTGTGTATTTATCACTTATCAAACTCTATGTTCTATTGTTGGTAATTCAGGGCTGCTTTTGTTATCATCATTTGTGTGTGAATATCGGTTTGAAGATGGTAATGTTTTTCAGAATATTTGTTTGTTTGATGGTATACTTTTGCCATAATTCCCCAGTTGcatgctttgcttaaagcgggtgGTCTTATAGAATGTATGTGATTATTTACAGAGAAGAATGTATATGGTTACAGAGAATGCTTCGCGCTCTTTGTGGCTCAGTCGGctttgcgcattatattttgttttacaacgcttatgaagggttgtcataatagtatattaaagaaccaccaactttacagaacttgtgatagtgtaggtatggttagtggtgtagacttccATATAGGAGGCTCAGGGTCGAATCccccaaacctaattttttcccacattctatattttaacttcaacaacacttataagtgtcgttatacgtttctattaaaaaaaaaagaaaaaacccaaacttgtgaactgtaaggatggttgatgagctatacatccatgcattaggttcatgttcgaatctcccctctaacgtatttttcattatcatatttttgtgttcttcaacaacacttgtgagaattgtgatacgctaagtcactacacttatgaaacaaagttgttatatctaaatgtcgtcacaacagttttgctaaaggagttgtcgtttgttttcttagcgcaaccccttgttcctaagggttggtagtgatgatatacgacaactctttctttgaaaccagttgtaaaacataggactttctacgatgtatagcgaagtgttgtaaatctccagttgtagatgtatatttttcccgtagtggccCTCGGTAAGAATTGATTTGCAAAGTTTTGTAGACACGTCAACAATTGTTGTTCAGTACTTTTACAGGGTTAATTCTTTCAAGGAATTGGGTATAGAATGGCCACATCTCGCATTGGGTTACTGAGCATTCCGTCCTATACAGAGTTTAACATTAATTCTGTAACGGAGGGAAGTGTTTTGGCCAAGTTACAGATGCTTGGGAAATATTTGTTGACACGAATATTGTTTCCAAGGTTATAGTGAAAGTGATATAATCTTAATTATTGCTCCTCAGTATGGTTAGGATAAATAACGATATCATATTTAATCACAAATTAGAGAATAAGTTGCGCCACTCAGCCtagaattcttcttcttcttcttcttcttcttcttcttcttcttcttcttcttcttcttcttcttcttcttcttcttctttgttatccTATTTTATTGACCAGACCATCCTGTCTGTTTCGCCTTGCAGGTTCCCGCTTCACTTTGAAGTCGAAGACAACAGTAGCACCACAGTCTTTGCTGCTTTGGATAGTGAGATCCAGAAGTTGGTCCAGCACACCTCATCTGAGCTTATAGGCATGTCGTTAATCCAATGTATTGTTCTACATTGCCTCTTTTTTTTTCACTTTACAGCATAGCTTGATTAATTTTAAGCCAATGATCCCAAAACCAATAAACTCATGCAGTATAATTTTTATTGAGATAGGACATATTACGCAAGCATAGAGTCACAAATGAAGAGTTTTGATATTACTGTATGAATGGGTCGGCGTTAATCTCATGTATTGTTCTGCAATGTTACTCACTCCACAGTATAGACAACGACGACGTAACAAGTCGCTAATCTCATGTATCGCCTTTTCTCACTTCACagcatgttaaaaaaaaatcattaatctCATGTATTCTTCAGCATCGCCGACGGAACAACTCCTTTCAATGACTTCCATTTGTTTCCTGGGGGTCTGACTCTGGTTGTATATGTTTGGATTGGGATGGGAACGTATTATTTGACCCCTTCAATGGGGGTCTGACTCTGGTTGTTTATACTACCTGAATTTGCATCATTTTCCATTTGCATAGAGATATACTTATTTAGATGGAAACTGGCAAATATCCGATCTCCAGAGATTGAATGGAAAAACACCAATTAATTATACTACTTAATAGATTGAAAAGAGTTATATGATCATTACCAGAAAATTTAGAGACGGTCATAAAACTTGAATGTTATCATCGATTCAAATCATCTAGCTTGCCATTGGATCCTAATTATCTTTTCGGCGAGATAAGGCTCAATGTGATGATCCACACAACCTTGAATCTCAATAGTGTAATCCCGATTATAATACTAACCCATCATTATATCCTCGCCGAGGGCGAAGTCAACCCGTTGTAAGGTTGTGCATTTGCATCCCTGCCCAGCTGGCTCCAAAGTCTAATTTAAaccaattaattttttttttgttatttacaAGTCTAATTTTGCTTATTTGCATCTCCTAAAAAAAATTTGTAACTCCGAAGTAAACTTTAATGTTTGTTTAAGGGTTTTGTAGTTTTTGGTGACTAATTTTTGTAGGTGAGGTTTTATAGCTTTTGATGACCAAATCCTGAACCGGCAAGGGTCATATCCTAGTTTATATACGTATACAAAATACAGAATGTGTAGGGATGCAGATGCAGATGTTGAATTTGAAATCCGTTATTATTTGGATTATGCGGATGAGGTAAAAACCGGTACATACCGGTCCATGCTCACCCCTACGCTTTTTCTAATAAAAAAACAATTGGGTCCAAGGGAGAAAACTGAGAAGCCCGTAAAGAAAATATAAGGTGAACGGGCCAGTTCTACATTTGTGTTCTGAACGCCGATGCATATCGACACGACAGTCACAGATGAAGAGGAGGCGGGAAATAGagaaagagattgaagaagagggATAACAATATAACATGGACGCCGATGATGCTTGGGAAGCTCTAGATGTCGATGATTCTGATCTTGTTTCTCTTCTAAGACCTTCCACTCTTCTTCCTTGCAAACgccctcttcctcctcctccttcacAACAAAACCCTAACAAGACTAGAGACAACACTATCTTTCCCTCTCTTCGACCATGCTCTCAACCCCAAACCCAGAAAAGGGATGATCTTCCATCGACTAGTAATCGTCGTCTAATTCCGGGTCCAGCCGGGTTACTCCAGGCTACTATGTATCGAAAAGCTAGGGATAATCGAAGTGGGGAAGATCAAATTCCGACTCAGGAATTTATAAGAAGGatgaatggagaagaagatgaggGTGAAAATGATCCTGATTTCAAACGAAACCCATGGctttgt
Coding sequences within:
- the LOC113272544 gene encoding uncharacterized protein LOC113272544 — its product is MLKIDLGDLPYQEALKNFIDTVCQRLGNPSEFSCPCVDCKNLTFPLPPKEVHLHLLKRGWDPTYTEWVFHGETMHTSTDVHQEGATRGSYHIDAAVEADAHIDQGHEPVQDEGLENHVEEADPPLYPNCKTHTKLSITVELYRHKTVNGLSRKSFDELLKTIGSLLPPDHCLPCSTYEVKKLLKSYQLTYQKIHACINDCCLFRKDMKDADECPKCHYSRWKADTSNMDDAEMIDKPQKKIPVKVLRYFPVVPRLRRLFQSAALAEQLIWHATNKSKDGKMRHPTDSLAWKHIDTKYPEFASDPRNLRLGLAADGFNPFGDLSAAHSCWPVMLVVYNLPPQLGMQGDNIILSMLIPGKKQPGNDIDVYLQPLIDDLFELWEKGVQVYDSFTKTDFNLKALLMWTINDFPAYGNLSGCTYKGKAACPLCGENTLSNWLAFSRKTVYLNHMRFLRHNHPLRQKKDWFNGEIERKEKPPVMSGAAALECQNSITNDFGKAEKNEEEIRKKKEQKKKNKGKSSAAASANVGNYKCGKRKRDVVADAAISGANDDETELRVFNKRSIFFDLPYWKDLLLRHNIDVMHTEKNVCESIIGTILNIKSKTKDGLKSRNDLKSMGIRPELHPVEINGKTILPPAPYCLNDKEKAILYNSMRNLKVLYGFSSDLRKHFSKDGCLGVLKAHDYHVLMQQILPVALQGLLPVGPREAIFRLCSYFHEICQRAVDLHRLIELEVEVAETLCMFERYFPPSLFDVMMHLTIHLAREVRLCGPVQYRWMYPFERYMKTFKEYVKNYAQPEACIAECYLGMESVRYFDIRKAQAAETGVEKRRNENTQNGSTPAARPLSKGVQVRMDSEKLKIAHRYVLFNTPEIDPYMIMHMDELKSPAGRAITSEDQLNSIQSDTFAYWFQQKVEDGFTLVNLKQHKNQYCNDPFILAKQARQVFYSRESNTSNWYVMVKPPPRGFHELEEYNEKHDTIFQPVDISTLGFQMDDENESYLREDGEYTIVVPTKKKNKKKKKKKFTTECVVLYEFPAILKFLATAEWLLLLSSFVCEYRFEDGNVFQNICLFDGILLP